The Mycolicibacterium boenickei genome has a segment encoding these proteins:
- a CDS encoding Nramp family divalent metal transporter has translation MKKFFAVALGILTAIGGFLDIGDLVTNAVVGSRFGLALVWVVLVGVIGICLFAQMAGRVAAVSGRATFEIIRERLGPRTAAANLTASFLINLMTLTAEIGGVALALQLATDVGRMLWIPVAAVAVWLVIWRVKFSVMENTAGLAGLCLIVFAVAVFALQPNWGDLAHQAAQPVIPETESSATYWYYAIALFGAAMTPYEVFFFSSGAVEEHWKTKDLGVSRLNVLVGFPLGGILSVAIAACATLVLLPGQIEVTSLSQVVIPVVEAGGKLALAFAIVGIVAATFGAALETTLSSGYTLAQFFGWPWGKFRRPAEASRFHVVMFVSIVVGAAVLFTGIDPIMVTEYSVVFSAIALPLTYLPILIVANDPEYMGDKTNGRLLNMFGSVYLVIIVAASVAAIPLMIVTGAGQ, from the coding sequence ATGAAGAAATTCTTCGCGGTGGCGCTGGGGATCCTGACCGCGATCGGCGGTTTCCTCGACATCGGTGATCTGGTGACCAATGCCGTGGTCGGTTCGCGGTTCGGTCTGGCGCTGGTCTGGGTGGTGCTCGTCGGGGTGATCGGAATCTGCCTGTTCGCGCAGATGGCGGGCCGGGTCGCGGCGGTCAGCGGGCGCGCCACGTTCGAGATCATCAGGGAGCGTTTGGGTCCACGGACCGCAGCAGCCAACCTGACCGCCTCATTTCTGATCAACCTCATGACACTGACGGCCGAGATCGGTGGCGTGGCACTGGCATTGCAGCTGGCCACCGATGTCGGGCGAATGCTGTGGATCCCGGTCGCGGCCGTAGCGGTGTGGCTGGTGATCTGGCGGGTCAAGTTCTCGGTCATGGAGAACACCGCCGGTTTGGCCGGGCTGTGTCTTATCGTGTTCGCCGTCGCCGTGTTTGCCCTGCAACCGAATTGGGGAGATCTGGCCCATCAGGCTGCGCAACCGGTGATTCCGGAGACCGAGTCGTCGGCCACCTACTGGTACTACGCGATCGCGCTGTTCGGCGCGGCGATGACTCCGTACGAGGTGTTCTTCTTCTCCTCCGGAGCCGTCGAAGAGCACTGGAAGACAAAGGATCTCGGTGTGTCACGGCTCAACGTCCTGGTCGGCTTCCCGCTGGGCGGCATTCTCTCGGTGGCCATCGCCGCCTGCGCGACCCTGGTTCTGTTACCAGGCCAGATCGAGGTGACCTCGCTGTCTCAGGTCGTCATTCCAGTCGTCGAGGCCGGCGGCAAACTGGCACTGGCGTTCGCGATCGTCGGCATCGTGGCGGCCACCTTCGGCGCGGCCCTGGAGACGACGCTGTCCAGCGGATACACCCTGGCGCAGTTCTTCGGGTGGCCGTGGGGCAAGTTCCGCCGTCCCGCCGAGGCGTCCCGTTTCCACGTGGTGATGTTCGTGAGCATCGTGGTCGGCGCCGCCGTCCTGTTCACCGGCATCGACCCCATCATGGTCACCGAGTACTCGGTGGTGTTCTCGGCGATCGCCCTCCCCCTCACCTACCTACCCATCCTCATCGTGGCCAACGATCCGGAATACATGGGCGACAAGACGAACGGAAGGCTGCTCAACATGTTCGGCTCGGTGTACCTGGTGATAATCGTGGCGGCCTCGGTGGCCGCCATACCGCTGATGATCGTGACCGGAGCGGGTCAATGA
- a CDS encoding iron-containing redox enzyme family protein produces the protein MTSFPDTTEPTLPYACGPISRAVIECLGERAPHNHLEPVWVPLRDADPFQLDLQLALYVCYELHYRGFAGVDPAWEWNAGLLHLRSQLERSFLSAVRREVGAIDPDDTAEDEMARLSVEPADGTGPSHHLRDEGTWTQMREYFVHRSLYHLKEGDPHAWLIPRLGGQAKASFVAVEFDEYGAGAGTRVHQQLFGDLLCAAGLDDSYLGYLSAVPAETLAVVNLMSMFGLHRRLRGAAAGHFAATEITSSPGSQRMVAALQRLDAPEACVRFYREHVEADAVHEQVVRHDVVGELVRREPELDTDVVFGIRAFGVLEDRLADHLMKCWLAERSSLSRPLA, from the coding sequence ATGACCAGCTTCCCCGATACCACCGAACCGACGCTCCCGTACGCCTGTGGGCCTATCTCACGGGCAGTGATCGAGTGTCTGGGCGAACGAGCCCCACACAATCATCTCGAACCGGTATGGGTGCCGCTGCGCGATGCCGACCCGTTCCAACTCGATCTGCAGCTGGCCCTGTACGTCTGCTACGAGCTGCACTACCGGGGCTTCGCCGGGGTCGACCCGGCCTGGGAGTGGAACGCCGGGCTGTTGCATCTGCGCTCACAACTGGAACGGTCCTTTCTGTCCGCGGTCCGGCGCGAGGTCGGTGCCATCGACCCCGACGACACTGCCGAGGACGAGATGGCACGGCTGTCGGTCGAACCGGCGGACGGAACCGGACCCTCTCACCACCTGCGCGACGAGGGCACCTGGACGCAGATGCGGGAGTACTTCGTCCACCGCTCGCTGTACCACCTCAAAGAGGGCGACCCGCACGCCTGGCTGATTCCGCGCCTCGGCGGGCAGGCGAAAGCATCATTCGTGGCCGTCGAGTTCGACGAGTACGGGGCAGGCGCCGGCACCCGTGTGCACCAGCAGCTGTTCGGCGATCTACTGTGCGCGGCCGGGCTGGACGACAGCTACCTGGGCTATCTGAGCGCGGTGCCGGCCGAGACCCTGGCGGTGGTCAATCTGATGTCGATGTTCGGGCTGCACCGCCGGCTGCGCGGCGCCGCTGCCGGACATTTCGCCGCCACCGAGATCACGTCGTCTCCGGGCTCGCAGCGCATGGTGGCCGCACTGCAGAGACTCGATGCACCCGAAGCCTGCGTGCGCTTCTACCGCGAGCACGTGGAAGCCGATGCGGTACACGAACAGGTCGTGCGACACGACGTGGTGGGCGAACTGGTGCGGCGTGAGCCCGAACTCGACACCGACGTGGTGTTCGGGATACGCGCCTTCGGCGTACTGGAAGATCGGTTGGCCGATCACCTGATGAAATGCTGGCTGGCCGAACGTAGCTCGCTAAGCCGACCGCTTGCCTGA
- a CDS encoding STAS domain-containing protein: MPTMNAAKRVVRTTNDHTRAEFCTQWLWPATAVISVHGELDASNAVELTECGIRHSRPSGQMVLDMSEVEFFGAGCFACLHTLNVRCAGENIDWVLIPSTAVSRVLGICDPARALPTSTGLPAALSKLRNQPRQLQMVHVPR; encoded by the coding sequence ATGCCCACTATGAATGCGGCGAAACGAGTCGTACGAACTACCAACGACCACACCCGTGCGGAATTCTGCACCCAATGGTTGTGGCCGGCCACCGCCGTGATCAGCGTCCACGGTGAGCTGGACGCCTCCAATGCCGTTGAGCTGACCGAATGCGGAATCCGACACAGCAGGCCCAGCGGACAGATGGTTCTGGATATGAGCGAGGTCGAGTTCTTCGGCGCAGGATGCTTCGCCTGCCTGCATACCCTCAATGTGCGCTGCGCCGGAGAGAACATCGACTGGGTGTTGATTCCCAGCACCGCCGTGTCGCGGGTGCTCGGGATCTGCGATCCCGCCCGCGCCCTGCCGACATCCACCGGACTCCCTGCCGCCCTGTCGAAGCTGCGTAACCAGCCACGGCAGCTGCAGATGGTGCACGTGCCCCGCTAG
- a CDS encoding DNA topoisomerase IB, translating to MRLRRSDVGGPGIHRRRRGRGFSYHDEAGVSVADTATLRRIEQLVIPPAWRKVWICPHPNGHIQAVGTDAAGRRQYLYHSQWQEERGEEKFDRVLELSARLADWRSDLATDLRRRGLTRERVLALGLRLLDLGYFRAGGDQYAEENNSFGIATLLRDHITLHADAVEFDYPAKSGVRRTLLVEDPAVVRAVRSLQRNRRNGDRLLAFRNSPDWTQVHADDLNVRFKEMVGDDYTVKDLRTWHGTVLAAEAFVDADPPTDDKVVKRVEAAVMREVAEALGNTPAVARSAYVDPRVVDAYRTGLTIAAGARRAARVRNSDKRQAILEGSTARLIRKAGRRK from the coding sequence GTGAGACTGCGTCGTAGCGATGTCGGCGGGCCAGGGATACACCGGAGACGCCGTGGTCGCGGATTCAGTTATCACGACGAGGCCGGCGTCAGCGTCGCCGATACGGCGACGCTGCGACGGATCGAGCAGCTGGTGATTCCGCCGGCGTGGCGGAAAGTCTGGATCTGTCCACATCCCAACGGACACATACAAGCCGTCGGTACCGACGCTGCGGGCCGGCGGCAATACCTCTACCACTCCCAGTGGCAGGAGGAGCGCGGCGAGGAGAAATTCGATCGGGTACTGGAGCTGTCGGCCAGGCTCGCCGACTGGCGTTCCGACCTCGCGACTGACCTGCGCCGGCGGGGACTGACCCGCGAACGCGTACTGGCACTGGGCCTACGCCTGCTGGACCTCGGGTACTTCCGGGCCGGTGGGGACCAGTACGCCGAGGAGAACAACTCGTTCGGAATCGCCACATTGCTGCGTGACCACATCACCCTGCACGCAGACGCTGTCGAGTTCGACTATCCGGCCAAGAGCGGTGTGCGACGCACGCTGCTCGTCGAGGACCCAGCCGTGGTGCGTGCCGTCCGGTCGCTGCAGCGGAACCGGCGCAACGGAGACCGACTGCTGGCCTTCCGCAACTCGCCCGACTGGACGCAGGTGCATGCCGACGATCTCAATGTTCGGTTCAAAGAGATGGTCGGCGATGACTACACCGTGAAGGATCTGCGGACCTGGCACGGCACGGTGTTGGCGGCCGAGGCGTTCGTAGATGCCGACCCTCCCACCGACGACAAGGTGGTCAAACGCGTCGAAGCCGCGGTGATGCGCGAGGTCGCCGAGGCGCTCGGCAACACTCCGGCAGTGGCCCGCAGTGCCTACGTCGATCCCCGCGTGGTCGACGCCTACCGGACCGGGCTCACGATCGCTGCCGGTGCCCGCCGGGCCGCCCGTGTCCGCAACAGTGACAAACGTCAGGCGATCTTGGAGGGCAGCACAGCGCGACTGATCCGCAAGGCGGGCAGGCGGAAGTGA
- a CDS encoding PRC-barrel domain-containing protein, producing MTRPRALDARLHLLDRQLLDHDGDPVGIVDDLEIDGIDLDQDIDTGSPPPRVTAILSGHVVMTRILGGAPPRSLLHEIPWKLVSSVGVTVRLSPTETRFDTNWVERWLRDHIVARVPGGRHAAE from the coding sequence ATGACCAGGCCGAGGGCACTCGACGCCCGGCTGCATCTGTTGGACCGCCAGCTGCTCGACCACGACGGTGACCCGGTCGGCATCGTCGACGATCTCGAGATCGACGGCATCGACCTCGACCAGGACATCGATACCGGCAGTCCGCCGCCGCGCGTGACCGCGATCCTGTCCGGGCACGTGGTGATGACCCGCATCCTCGGCGGTGCCCCTCCTCGCTCGCTGTTGCACGAGATCCCGTGGAAGCTCGTGTCATCGGTCGGTGTCACCGTGCGGCTGTCACCCACCGAAACCCGATTCGACACGAATTGGGTCGAGCGTTGGCTGCGCGATCACATCGTGGCCCGGGTCCCAGGCGGACGCCATGCAGCTGAGTAA
- the mbp1 gene encoding microaggregate-binding protein 1, with the protein MTEKNSGPEEGIKGVVEDVKGKAKEAVGTVTGREDLVREGKAQQDKADAQKDAAKKEAEAESARAGAKAAEQREQANQRP; encoded by the coding sequence ATGACCGAGAAGAACTCAGGACCCGAAGAAGGCATCAAGGGCGTCGTCGAGGACGTCAAGGGCAAGGCAAAGGAAGCTGTCGGCACCGTGACCGGCCGCGAGGATCTTGTTCGTGAGGGCAAAGCCCAGCAGGACAAGGCCGATGCACAAAAGGACGCCGCCAAGAAGGAAGCCGAAGCAGAATCGGCCCGGGCGGGAGCAAAGGCCGCCGAACAACGAGAGCAGGCGAACCAGCGGCCCTAG
- a CDS encoding maleylpyruvate isomerase family mycothiol-dependent enzyme gives MTSDEPSLMDLARDERADLAEFLATLTPAQWHTESLCTGWTVKDVVAHVISYEELGLPGLLKRFAKGRVVRANEVGVAEYSAMSTDELLDFLNRHLRPQGLTAGFGGMIGLIDGTVHHQDIRRALGVPRTVPAQRLRRILPLVPGNPRLGAGRRIKGLRLRANDIEWDHGSGPEVTGTGEALLLAMTGRRQAAEELTGPGAPILLGRL, from the coding sequence ATGACCTCCGACGAGCCGTCCCTGATGGACCTGGCCCGGGACGAGCGGGCCGATCTCGCCGAATTCCTGGCCACCCTGACCCCTGCGCAATGGCATACCGAATCACTGTGCACCGGATGGACGGTGAAAGACGTTGTGGCACACGTCATCAGCTACGAGGAGCTGGGACTTCCCGGTCTGCTCAAGCGCTTTGCGAAGGGACGGGTGGTGCGCGCCAACGAGGTCGGCGTGGCCGAATACTCGGCCATGTCGACCGATGAGCTGCTCGATTTCCTCAACCGCCATCTGCGGCCACAGGGTCTGACCGCGGGATTCGGCGGGATGATCGGATTAATTGACGGCACCGTCCATCACCAGGACATCCGCCGCGCGCTCGGCGTTCCCCGCACCGTGCCGGCCCAGCGCCTGCGAAGAATCCTGCCCTTGGTGCCGGGCAACCCGCGACTGGGGGCCGGCCGTCGGATAAAGGGACTTCGACTGCGCGCCAACGACATCGAGTGGGATCACGGGAGCGGCCCCGAGGTCACCGGCACCGGAGAGGCACTACTGCTGGCCATGACCGGCCGTCGGCAAGCCGCCGAGGAGCTCACCGGACCCGGCGCGCCAATCCTACTCGGACGCCTCTGA
- a CDS encoding CDGSH iron-sulfur domain-containing protein, whose amino-acid sequence MNESRAVRVVDGGPILVEGPVRIELPDGTIVESDRFMVAICTCRRSKMYPLCDTSHRKIKRSGKRSA is encoded by the coding sequence ATGAACGAGTCGCGGGCGGTGCGCGTGGTGGATGGCGGACCGATCCTCGTCGAGGGGCCGGTGCGCATCGAACTGCCGGATGGCACCATCGTGGAATCCGATCGGTTCATGGTGGCGATCTGTACGTGCCGCCGGTCCAAGATGTACCCGTTGTGCGATACCAGTCACCGCAAGATCAAACGCTCAGGCAAGCGGTCGGCTTAG
- a CDS encoding anti-sigma factor, whose translation MRAGTEALAVLRAMTGCLAKYEELDSDTAADLALAVDEACTVLIGLAAPGATLVLVADPRVRDLNVRISTICDSVHSGPDSVVLSGFSRRVLEALAEDVETFVDDAGFGSDTGGPPAVGISLTIRRNRPGVSARR comes from the coding sequence GTGCGCGCCGGGACCGAGGCGCTGGCCGTGTTGCGCGCCATGACGGGCTGTCTGGCCAAATACGAAGAGCTCGACAGTGATACGGCTGCCGATCTGGCCTTGGCGGTGGACGAAGCGTGCACCGTGCTGATCGGTTTGGCTGCACCAGGAGCCACTCTCGTACTCGTCGCAGACCCCCGCGTCCGCGATCTGAACGTTCGGATCTCGACAATCTGCGACAGTGTGCACAGCGGCCCCGACAGCGTCGTCTTGAGCGGCTTCAGTCGCCGGGTCCTGGAAGCGCTCGCCGAAGATGTCGAAACCTTCGTCGACGACGCTGGTTTCGGAAGTGACACCGGCGGTCCACCGGCGGTCGGCATCTCGCTGACCATCCGGCGGAACCGGCCCGGGGTTTCGGCGCGTCGCTAG
- a CDS encoding PAS and ANTAR domain-containing protein gives MTSDPATGTPESPIEHAFAGGEPQRVGWFRFYFADERWEWSPQVERMHGYEPGTANPTTELVLSHKHPEDYGQVAATLLEIRRTSGAFSTRHRIIDTAGDVHHVVVVGDQLFDDSGAVVGTHGFYVDVSPSITQAREEAVTEAVAEIAEARGVIEQAKGMLMLIYRINEDAAFELLKWRSQETNTKLRLLAEQLAEDFLALDYSETLPSRAILDRLLLTAHLRVRPEV, from the coding sequence GTGACGAGTGATCCCGCTACGGGGACCCCTGAGTCGCCGATCGAGCATGCATTTGCCGGCGGCGAGCCGCAGCGTGTCGGTTGGTTCCGGTTCTACTTCGCCGACGAGCGTTGGGAATGGTCCCCCCAGGTGGAGCGGATGCACGGGTACGAACCCGGCACCGCGAACCCCACTACTGAGCTGGTGCTGTCCCACAAGCACCCGGAGGACTACGGGCAGGTCGCTGCCACCTTGCTCGAGATCCGTCGCACCTCGGGCGCGTTCAGCACCCGGCACCGGATCATCGACACTGCCGGCGACGTCCATCACGTCGTCGTGGTGGGGGACCAGCTCTTCGACGACTCCGGCGCGGTTGTCGGCACGCACGGTTTCTACGTCGACGTCTCGCCGTCCATCACGCAGGCGCGCGAGGAGGCCGTCACCGAGGCGGTGGCGGAGATCGCCGAGGCCCGTGGTGTCATCGAGCAGGCCAAGGGCATGTTGATGCTGATCTACCGGATCAACGAGGACGCGGCATTCGAGTTGCTGAAGTGGCGGTCACAAGAGACCAACACCAAGTTGCGACTGCTCGCCGAGCAGCTGGCAGAAGATTTCCTCGCGCTGGACTACAGCGAGACGCTGCCCAGCCGCGCGATCTTGGACCGGCTCCTGCTCACCGCCCACCTGCGGGTCCGCCCCGAGGTTTAG
- a CDS encoding ArsR/SmtB family transcription factor has protein sequence MERWNMQVREKSPAKLRLYEAFAASGKALSNPSRLELLDLLSQGERTVDSLARAAGLNLTTASAHLQTLKQAGFVATRRSGARIYYRLSGDDVAELFALLRKVAEAHQPGVPAARDGYLLSGNPESAVIGTIDRDQLPERVAGGAVILDVRPAEEYRAGHIPGAVSIPVDELGERIGELPTDTDIVVYCRGEYCVFAYDAVRLLSEHGRRPIRLNDGMLEWRLAQLPVTVAPDQDLDAQHR, from the coding sequence ATGGAAAGGTGGAATATGCAGGTAAGGGAGAAATCACCGGCGAAGCTACGGCTCTACGAAGCCTTCGCCGCATCCGGCAAGGCACTGTCGAACCCGTCGCGGCTGGAACTACTCGACCTGCTGAGCCAAGGTGAGCGCACCGTCGATTCCCTGGCCAGGGCCGCCGGGCTGAATCTGACCACCGCGTCCGCGCATCTACAGACCCTCAAACAGGCCGGATTCGTCGCCACCCGACGCAGCGGGGCCAGGATCTACTACCGGCTCTCGGGCGATGACGTGGCGGAACTGTTCGCGCTGTTGCGCAAGGTCGCCGAGGCCCACCAGCCCGGGGTGCCCGCGGCCCGGGACGGCTACCTGCTGTCCGGCAATCCCGAGAGCGCGGTGATCGGGACGATCGATCGGGATCAGCTTCCCGAGCGAGTCGCCGGCGGCGCCGTGATTCTCGATGTCCGGCCGGCCGAGGAATACCGGGCGGGACACATACCCGGCGCCGTGTCGATCCCGGTCGACGAACTCGGCGAGCGCATCGGTGAACTGCCCACCGACACGGACATCGTGGTGTATTGCCGCGGCGAATACTGCGTCTTCGCCTACGACGCCGTGCGGCTGCTCTCCGAACACGGCCGCCGGCCGATCCGGCTGAACGACGGCATGCTCGAATGGCGCCTCGCGCAGCTGCCGGTGACTGTCGCGCCCGACCAGGATCTCGACGCCCAGCATCGGTAA
- a CDS encoding flavodoxin family protein, with translation MTAPTLTALALVCSLKRRPAESSSELIAGQVLENLGVLGVGTESLRCADFVIEPGVEADMGGDDQWPEIRKKVLEADILLLSTPVWLGHPSSITQRVLERLDAELSNTDDAGRPVVAGKVALVSVVGNEDGAHKTVADIFQALNDIGYTIPAQGCTYWNGEAMHGTDYQDLDEVPAPVADATAAAARNAAHLAGLLKVGEYPRYE, from the coding sequence ATGACGGCTCCGACGCTGACCGCGCTGGCGCTGGTCTGCAGCCTCAAACGCCGGCCGGCGGAGTCCAGCAGCGAGTTGATCGCCGGCCAGGTCCTCGAGAATCTGGGAGTGCTCGGCGTGGGAACGGAGTCGCTGCGCTGCGCGGATTTCGTCATCGAACCCGGGGTAGAGGCCGACATGGGTGGCGACGACCAGTGGCCGGAGATCCGCAAGAAGGTCCTCGAGGCCGACATCCTGCTGCTGTCGACACCGGTATGGCTCGGGCATCCGTCGAGCATCACCCAGCGCGTCCTGGAACGGCTCGACGCCGAACTGTCCAACACCGACGACGCCGGCCGCCCCGTGGTGGCGGGCAAAGTGGCCCTGGTGTCGGTCGTCGGCAACGAGGACGGTGCGCACAAGACGGTCGCCGACATCTTCCAGGCACTCAACGACATCGGCTACACCATCCCGGCCCAGGGCTGCACGTACTGGAACGGCGAAGCCATGCACGGCACCGATTACCAGGACCTCGATGAGGTGCCGGCTCCAGTCGCCGACGCCACCGCCGCGGCTGCGCGTAATGCGGCACATCTGGCGGGACTGCTCAAGGTGGGCGAGTACCCGCGTTACGAGTGA
- a CDS encoding ArsR/SmtB family transcription factor, with amino-acid sequence MVTYPVSDPWAALADGSRRAIIRRLAAGPMAVGELARELPISRPAVSQHLKVLKCAGLVGDRADGTRRVYHVDPDGMAALRAELDSFWGQALDAYKNIVEQEGQPQ; translated from the coding sequence GTGGTGACTTACCCAGTGAGCGATCCATGGGCCGCCCTGGCCGATGGCAGCCGGCGGGCGATCATCAGACGGTTGGCGGCGGGACCCATGGCAGTGGGCGAATTGGCCCGCGAACTCCCGATCAGCCGACCGGCGGTCTCGCAACACCTTAAGGTACTGAAATGCGCTGGGCTGGTTGGGGATCGGGCCGACGGAACACGGCGCGTCTACCACGTCGACCCGGACGGCATGGCGGCGCTTCGGGCCGAGCTGGACAGCTTTTGGGGCCAGGCGTTGGACGCCTACAAGAACATCGTCGAGCAGGAGGGACAGCCGCAATGA
- the usfY gene encoding protein UsfY — MKGPDDPVDHTRTTRPHAGESMKDNRNMPALVLVGLGVVMFVACLVGFATGNTGVGVVLAVLAAVGLLAGGLWLAIAHLRVRRIEERWYAEHPEVIRQAPNS, encoded by the coding sequence ATGAAAGGTCCCGACGACCCGGTCGACCACACCAGGACCACCCGGCCGCACGCCGGCGAGTCGATGAAGGACAACCGCAATATGCCCGCGCTGGTCCTCGTCGGCCTGGGCGTGGTGATGTTCGTGGCGTGTCTGGTCGGCTTCGCGACCGGCAACACCGGGGTAGGGGTGGTGCTCGCGGTCCTGGCCGCCGTCGGTCTGCTCGCCGGCGGGTTGTGGCTGGCCATCGCGCACCTGCGCGTGCGCCGGATCGAAGAACGTTGGTACGCAGAGCATCCCGAGGTGATCAGGCAAGCGCCCAACAGTTGA
- a CDS encoding restriction endonuclease, translated as MRRLRIKLFLAAGAAGALASHLAGMGAAWSLAVGAVVPLVLAATPRFLAGAFHGASTPGVREQAATEMTGLEFEDHVAHVARSCGLPVIMTPLTGDWGVDLIVGHRPNRIAVQCKRLARPVGAGAVQEVVAGAPMQDCARTMVVTNNEFTPAARKLAELHGCELVGGSDLPRLRSILRRAASSEEPAADQP; from the coding sequence GTGAGACGGCTTCGGATCAAGCTCTTCCTCGCCGCCGGTGCGGCAGGTGCGCTCGCCAGCCATCTGGCCGGTATGGGCGCGGCCTGGAGCCTGGCGGTCGGCGCCGTGGTGCCGCTGGTCCTGGCCGCCACTCCGCGGTTCCTGGCGGGCGCGTTCCATGGGGCCAGCACTCCCGGCGTCCGCGAGCAGGCAGCTACGGAGATGACCGGACTGGAATTCGAGGACCACGTGGCTCACGTGGCCCGGTCCTGCGGGTTGCCGGTGATCATGACGCCGCTCACCGGGGACTGGGGCGTGGATCTGATCGTCGGTCACCGGCCGAACCGCATTGCCGTGCAATGCAAACGGCTGGCACGGCCGGTGGGTGCCGGCGCCGTGCAGGAGGTGGTGGCAGGCGCGCCGATGCAGGATTGCGCCAGGACCATGGTGGTGACGAACAACGAGTTCACCCCGGCGGCACGCAAACTCGCCGAACTTCACGGTTGCGAATTGGTGGGTGGCTCCGACCTGCCCAGGCTCAGGTCGATCCTGCGACGCGCGGCGTCGTCCGAAGAACCGGCCGCCGACCAGCCCTAA
- a CDS encoding HemK2/MTQ2 family protein methyltransferase has translation MLSVGAESVYRPQHDTWLLIDALERSDVVVGRRVVDLCSGSGAVAIAAAELGASAVTALDISPAAVHCTQANALAAQVDVEAVLGSWSQALEQEPFDVVVCNPPYVPVGPGTALGTVSPTGPMASWDGGPDGRLVLDPLCRSAAAMLAEGGSLFLVQSEFADTERSLRSLRASGLHAEIYATQLIPFGPVLHGQAHWLRESGRLLPGRAEEWLVVIRADKP, from the coding sequence ATGCTTTCCGTTGGCGCCGAGAGCGTTTACCGGCCGCAGCACGACACGTGGCTGCTCATCGATGCGCTGGAGCGCAGCGACGTGGTGGTGGGCCGACGTGTGGTGGACCTCTGCTCGGGAAGCGGCGCGGTGGCCATCGCGGCCGCCGAACTGGGCGCCAGCGCGGTTACGGCGCTGGATATTTCGCCGGCCGCGGTGCACTGTACCCAGGCGAACGCACTGGCCGCGCAGGTCGATGTCGAGGCGGTACTCGGGTCCTGGAGTCAGGCGCTGGAGCAGGAACCGTTCGACGTCGTCGTCTGCAATCCGCCCTATGTACCGGTCGGGCCGGGCACTGCTTTGGGAACGGTCTCACCGACCGGTCCCATGGCTTCGTGGGACGGCGGCCCCGACGGCCGCCTGGTACTGGACCCGCTGTGCCGGTCGGCTGCGGCCATGCTGGCCGAGGGTGGTTCCCTGTTTCTGGTGCAGTCCGAATTCGCCGACACCGAACGGTCACTTCGATCACTGCGTGCCAGCGGACTGCATGCGGAAATCTATGCCACGCAATTGATTCCCTTCGGTCCGGTGCTGCACGGCCAGGCGCATTGGTTGCGGGAGAGCGGACGGTTGTTACCCGGTCGCGCCGAGGAGTGGCTTGTCGTCATCCGGGCGGACAAGCCATGA
- a CDS encoding SRPBCC family protein: MMPAEVEPIRKSVVVNAAVDRAFAVFIDRFDAIKPREHNLLAVPIVQTVFEPRVGGHIYDVGTDGSRCEWARVLAYDPPTRVVFSWDIGPTWQIESDPSRTSEVEVRFIAEGADRTRVELEHRHLERHGEGWRSVADGVGGDAGWPLYLDRFLDVVAQETVR, translated from the coding sequence ATGATGCCCGCAGAGGTCGAACCCATCCGCAAGAGCGTCGTCGTCAACGCAGCGGTGGACCGCGCGTTCGCGGTGTTCATCGACCGGTTCGACGCGATCAAACCCCGCGAACACAACCTGCTCGCCGTGCCGATCGTGCAGACGGTCTTCGAACCGCGCGTCGGCGGCCACATATACGACGTCGGTACCGATGGCAGTCGGTGCGAATGGGCGCGGGTCCTGGCCTATGACCCGCCGACACGGGTCGTCTTCTCGTGGGACATCGGACCGACCTGGCAGATCGAATCCGACCCGAGTCGCACGAGCGAGGTGGAGGTCCGGTTCATCGCCGAGGGGGCCGATCGCACCCGGGTGGAGCTTGAGCACCGACACCTCGAGCGCCACGGCGAAGGCTGGCGTTCCGTGGCCGACGGCGTCGGCGGCGATGCCGGATGGCCGCTGTACCTCGACCGCTTCCTCGACGTGGTCGCGCAGGAGACCGTGCGATGA